One part of the Aquila chrysaetos chrysaetos chromosome 26, bAquChr1.4, whole genome shotgun sequence genome encodes these proteins:
- the RAP1B gene encoding ras-related protein Rap-1b isoform X1, which translates to MREYKLVVLGSGGVGKSALTVQFVQGIFVEKYDPTIEDSYRKQVEVDAQQCMLEILDTAGTEQFTAMRDLYMKNGQGFALVYSITAQSTFNDLQDLREQILRVKDTDDVPMILVGNKCDLEDERVVGKEQGQNLARQWNNCAFLESSAKSKINVNEVRPVTYGGRSGRERRMGHCSVFGIKLFEIRTKTPKGFVKISSSVKKKGGKSLFTI; encoded by the exons ACTGTACAGTTTGTTCAAGGAATATTTGTTGAAAAATACGATCCTACGATAGAAGACTCCTACAGAAAG CAAGTTGAAGTAGATGCACAACAGTGTATGCTTGAAATCTTAGATACTGCAGGAACG GAACAGTTTACAGCAATGAGAGACCTATACATGAAAAATGGACAAGGTTTTGCATTAGTATATTCCATCACAGCACAGTCCACATTTAATGATTTACAGGATCTAAGAGAACAGATTCTTCGAGTCAAAGACACTGATGAT gTGCCTATGATTCTGGTTGGCAATAAGTGTGACTTGGAAGATGAAAGAGTTGTGGGAAAGGAACAAGGTCAGAACCTAGCAAGGCAATGGAATAACTGTGCATTCTTAGAGTCTTCTGCAAAATCAAAGATAAATGTTAATGAGGTAAGGCCTGTTACCTATGGGGGGAGGAGTGGCAGGGAGAGAAGGATGGGACACTGTTCTG TATTTGGTATTAAATTAtttgagataagaacaaaaACTCCTAAGGGTTTTGTCAAAATTAGCagttctgtaaagaaaaaggggggcAAAAGCCTCTTTACTATCTAG
- the RAP1B gene encoding ras-related protein Rap-1b isoform X3, with product MEHEKQVEVDAQQCMLEILDTAGTEQFTAMRDLYMKNGQGFALVYSITAQSTFNDLQDLREQILRVKDTDDVPMILVGNKCDLEDERVVGKEQGQNLARQWNNCAFLESSAKSKINVNEVRPVTYGGRSGRERRMGHCSVFGIKLFEIRTKTPKGFVKISSSVKKKGGKSLFTI from the exons ATGGAGCATGAAAAA CAAGTTGAAGTAGATGCACAACAGTGTATGCTTGAAATCTTAGATACTGCAGGAACG GAACAGTTTACAGCAATGAGAGACCTATACATGAAAAATGGACAAGGTTTTGCATTAGTATATTCCATCACAGCACAGTCCACATTTAATGATTTACAGGATCTAAGAGAACAGATTCTTCGAGTCAAAGACACTGATGAT gTGCCTATGATTCTGGTTGGCAATAAGTGTGACTTGGAAGATGAAAGAGTTGTGGGAAAGGAACAAGGTCAGAACCTAGCAAGGCAATGGAATAACTGTGCATTCTTAGAGTCTTCTGCAAAATCAAAGATAAATGTTAATGAGGTAAGGCCTGTTACCTATGGGGGGAGGAGTGGCAGGGAGAGAAGGATGGGACACTGTTCTG TATTTGGTATTAAATTAtttgagataagaacaaaaACTCCTAAGGGTTTTGTCAAAATTAGCagttctgtaaagaaaaaggggggcAAAAGCCTCTTTACTATCTAG
- the RAP1B gene encoding ras-related protein Rap-1b isoform X2, which yields MREYKLVVLGSGGVGKSALTVQFVQGIFVEKYDPTIEDSYRKQVEVDAQQCMLEILDTAGTEQFTAMRDLYMKNGQGFALVYSITAQSTFNDLQDLREQILRVKDTDDVPMILVGNKCDLEDERVVGKEQGQNLARQWNNCAFLESSAKSKINVNEIFYDLVRQINRKTPVPGKARKKSSCQLL from the exons ACTGTACAGTTTGTTCAAGGAATATTTGTTGAAAAATACGATCCTACGATAGAAGACTCCTACAGAAAG CAAGTTGAAGTAGATGCACAACAGTGTATGCTTGAAATCTTAGATACTGCAGGAACG GAACAGTTTACAGCAATGAGAGACCTATACATGAAAAATGGACAAGGTTTTGCATTAGTATATTCCATCACAGCACAGTCCACATTTAATGATTTACAGGATCTAAGAGAACAGATTCTTCGAGTCAAAGACACTGATGAT gTGCCTATGATTCTGGTTGGCAATAAGTGTGACTTGGAAGATGAAAGAGTTGTGGGAAAGGAACAAGGTCAGAACCTAGCAAGGCAATGGAATAACTGTGCATTCTTAGAGTCTTCTGCAAAATCAAAGATAAATGTTAATGAG ATCTTTTACGACCTTGTGCgacaaattaacagaaaaactCCAGTGCCTGGAAAAGCACGCAAAAAGTCGTCATGTCAGCTACTTTAA